Below is a window of Brassica napus cultivar Da-Ae chromosome A5, Da-Ae, whole genome shotgun sequence DNA.
TCTTtacttattgtttttttttttttttgatcaaagagTCTTTGGATTCGGTTGATAGTCAATTTTGGATAGAATAATGTGAAATAATTTATtccattaattatataattttttttgtaactgaattaattacataattttttataccACATAGTTTGAATGAAATGAAATACTCATATTCAACATATTTCAAAATCGAAAAATATAATAGCTGATAAATTTGTACGTGGTGTTCGGATTCAGCTATCTATTTATATTGTTTCATTTTCACCGAATTGACTTTCGGAATAGTATAGCTATTGTTGGAAAAAAACTgaaatacattttattaattccaCAACAAATCCTAAAAATACAAAGGAAAGCATTGTTAAAcgattttgataaaaactgaatttaatgagcataattttattttgaacgtATTCTATTCACCTTTATTCTACTAATTAATTTCATTTGATGATTACATTTGCAGCTAAAgagatgattttgttttttcactCAAGCGAAATCTAAACAAAAATGGAATCCCACTTTCTCAGTCAGAGGCTTTGCGCAGCACTCTACGCTGATGTGTCACTCTCTGATTGGCTAAGCTACGTAACTCCACGGAGCCTGTGTTCTTAAATCTGCTGCTTCACAGGATCGCGAGAAAAGGGATACAGTTTCGGGAGAGAAAGTGAACGAAAGAGAAAAGGAGGAAGAAACAAATCAACAATGCAGAACAAATCACCATTAACGTTGCTCACGCTTCTGTGTCTGTCACTCGGATTCCTCAATCTCACCAACGCTCTTTACGGATCTTCGTCCCCTGTGGTTCAGCTCACTGCTTCTAACTTCAAATCCAAGGTAACGTCTTTTTGAAGATTGAGTCCGTGATTATGAGCTAGGTTTACAGATCCGGTTTAGTTTTATGATTTAACAATTTGTTGTTTTGGGTAAACCGGaatgagaattgtttgttgTTAAACATGTCAGGTACTTAATTCAAATGGAGTTGTGTTGGTAGAGTTCTTTGCACCGTGGTGTGGTCATTGCAAAGCTCTCACACCAACGTGGGAGAAAGTGGCTAGTGTTTTGAAAGGTGTTGCTACCGTTGCAGCTATTGATGCAGACGCTCACCAGTCTGCTGCTCAGGTTTGTGGAATGCTGTCTTGTGATATATAGTGTTATCATCTAAAGCTTGTAACTTTTTCACTCTGCTACTACAATGTAACAGGATTATGGTATTCAAGGGTTCCCAACCATCAAGGTCTTTGTGCCTGGAAAGCCTCCTGTTGATTACCAAGGAGCTAGAGATGCTAAATCCATTGCTAATTTTGCTTACAAGCAGGTTTTGTGACATGCCTGCCTCCTTTGTTGATTCTTAAGCACATACGTTTCTATTATCAGGAGATTATTGCCACATGACATGATTGGGTGCATAGTATAAGATGTTCCTGCTACAATAGATGAGAGTGAACCTACcatgttagttttttttggttaggAGCAGATTATATCCTGATAGTTGAATGCCAAAATTATGTAGAATAAATTTTTACTCTAAAAGAGATTTTTGAAGTACTGCATAGCTATGTAGTTGAATCGCACTGATTGTCAGTCAAACAAAGTATAACACTGCTCTGATTATTTTTCTTTGCCCTTTTCctatttaaaaagtaaaatttatacAAAGGGTAGCCGTAGCAGTTGATGATCTGAATGGGGTCAGCATATTGAGATGCAAACTATCTTCACATTTGTAGCTATTTAgtgaatataaatttatgaaccAAAAGTGGCCGTGATGTCATTTCAATTTGCATTACACATAACATTTCACTACCAAACTCGTTTTCCTGCAGTTAGAAGTGCTGATTTATGTTAAGTTTTTCTCAGATTAAGGCTCTTCTGAGTGACCGTTTGGAAGGAAAAAGTAAACCATCTGGAGGAGGATCTAGTGAAAAGAAATCTGAGCCTAGTGCATCTGTGGAACTCAACTCTAGCAATTTTGATGAGTTGGTCATCAAAAGCAATGACCTCTGGATCGTTGAGTTCTTCGCACCTTGGTAAGTTGTGATTACTGACCCAATGCACTGTTCATGCCTGAAAATTTCATTGGTGTAAAACATGGtttgtttttcctttcttcCAAAAGGTGTGGACACTGCAAAAAGCTTGCCCCGGAGTGGAAAAGGGCTGCAAAGAACTTGAAGGGGAAGGTGAAATTAGGTCATGTCAATTGCGATGTTGAGCAGGTAATCACTATAAATGTTTACATTCTTATATCTTTGGCTTTCAAATTTAATTTCCATGGACTCTTTTCATCGTAGCATTCTATTGGTATCTTGGGAATTTTACATGTTCCTAGTATTTTCCATTTGCTTTTGAAGCATATATCCTGAGCAGCTGCCATAATGTCTTTCTGTATCAAAACTCCTGTATTCATTTGGTCCCGCTATGAGTTCTAACCAATATTGTTATACATTGCAGTCGATTATGAGCAGATTCAAGGTGCAAGGATTCCCTACAATTATGGTATTTGGTGTAGACAAGAGCAGCCCATATGCTTATGATGGTGCTAGATCTGCGTCAGCTATAGAATCTTTTGCTACAGAACTTGTAGAGGCTAGTGCTGGGCCTGTTGAAGTAACTGAACTAACCGGACCGGTATTGTTTTCACATCACTTACTTCTCTTTTAGATGGTACTCTGCTCCAGATCAAAACATTGACATTCGTTCTATGGTGATTGTATAGGATGTCATGGAAAAGAAGTGTGGTTCCGCTGCTATTTGCTTTGTCTCTTTCCTACCTGACATTCTCGACTCCAAAGCTGAAGGAAGGAACAAGTATCTCGAGATGTTGTTGTCCGTTGCCGAGAAGTTTAAGAGACATCCTTACAGGTATGCTAAGAAATACTGTTTTCTCCCTGATGCATCATGGCCCTGTTTTAGAGCCTCCTCGGTATTGATGTTTTTAGTGTTCTTTGGAACCTAAACTGAGCAAAGTCTTACCTGAAAGTTGCGTCAAAGAATCAACAAACAATCTTATTACAAGTGTCCGGACAGTGAACCAATATTATTAGCACAAATTTGAGGTTTAGGGTTCTCGTAGAAGTGTTAGGACATTCCTAAAATTAGAATGAAAAATCTCATGTAAATGTTGCAGTTTTGTGTGGGTGGCGGCTGTAACGCAGCCGGATTTGGAGAAGAGAGTTAACGTGGGAGGATACGGTTATCCAGCAATGGTAGCCATGAACGTGAAGAAAGGAGTGTATGCTCCTCTTAAAAGCGCATTTGAGCTTCAACACCTCTTGTAAGTTCGGCTTAACTAGATATCTCTATGGTTCAGAATCCAGTTAACTGATTTCTCCACTCTTATAACACGTAATCTTTGTTTGTGTTACATCAGAGAATTTGTGAAGGATGCTGGGGCCGGTGGAAAAGGAAACGTGCCAATGAACGGAACACCGGAGATCGTTGAGACAAAAGCGTGGGACGGTAAAGATGGGGAAGTGATGGAGGAAGATGAATTCTCACTTGAAGAACTCATGGGAGGTGATGATGATGCTAATGTAGGAACCAAGGATGAGCTGTGAAGAATCCAAGGTTTGACCTGATTTTTCTACTTTTGGATTGTGAACCGCCTGAATGTTTCGCTCTTTATATTTCCAAAAAGAAAGTAAGATAAGAGACAAAAAACCAATCCATATGTAGAACTTGCAAACATATAGACACATTATCAGGCAGAGAATCATTGGTGGGAGTGACATTAGATTACATCGCTCTTCACTTTTGATTTAGTGGTTTCGTCTTAATAAAGTACACCAactcttcaaatattttcagtTTCATTTCAGTTCATGAACTAGAGGCTAAAACCAAAtgttttagttagttatttgttTCTGTGATCTTGACAAAAATTGAACTGAAATAAACCAAGTAACACAAGTTGATTCAAACGCTGAACACTGTTCATGACTTGCCCATAAGATTAGTTGAGCCTTTTCTCCCTTAAATCTGATTATGACCAAATCTAAAATCATGTACAACAATCTGGACACGCTTTTGAAACCTAAAGCTTAAATCAACTAAGCTTTTCTtacatatatattcttatacAAGTGTTGATGATAAAAAGCTCACATGACTTCCACAACAAAGGATCATTTTGCTTCTTCTCATGTCTATAACT
It encodes the following:
- the LOC106451283 gene encoding protein disulfide-isomerase 2-3; the encoded protein is MQNKSPLTLLTLLCLSLGFLNLTNALYGSSSPVVQLTASNFKSKVLNSNGVVLVEFFAPWCGHCKALTPTWEKVASVLKGVATVAAIDADAHQSAAQDYGIQGFPTIKVFVPGKPPVDYQGARDAKSIANFAYKQIKALLSDRLEGKSKPSGGGSSEKKSEPSASVELNSSNFDELVIKSNDLWIVEFFAPWCGHCKKLAPEWKRAAKNLKGKVKLGHVNCDVEQSIMSRFKVQGFPTIMVFGVDKSSPYAYDGARSASAIESFATELVEASAGPVEVTELTGPDVMEKKCGSAAICFVSFLPDILDSKAEGRNKYLEMLLSVAEKFKRHPYSFVWVAAVTQPDLEKRVNVGGYGYPAMVAMNVKKGVYAPLKSAFELQHLLEFVKDAGAGGKGNVPMNGTPEIVETKAWDGKDGEVMEEDEFSLEELMGGDDDANVGTKDEL